One Nostoc punctiforme PCC 73102 DNA window includes the following coding sequences:
- a CDS encoding glutamate-5-semialdehyde dehydrogenase, producing MSVEVLDDHPEPITSAQRAYQASLKLGITKGADRSRAVLAMAQALERSFDDILEANTLDLEASREMAVPELILDWLKLTPTRLEMTVDVLQRLGELSDPLRRVRTADYQLEDSQSYTQLMPLGVIGFIYEAFPDLGAIAAGFCIKTGNSIILKGSTEASHSNAAIAEALQNAIAEVGLPLGCVELITAEHGASIRDLVTQDQYVNLVIPYGRSSLVQQVVRQSTCPVLKSAMGNCYLYWSLNSSLEMVRWMILDSHQSEPDQVNAIEKVLIHRQALPSSLAVLWNSLMEKGFEIRGDAELVQAFPQLQLVKEGEWGNPYLTKTVAFKLVDSLESAIAWINEHSSGHADSIVTESYQESRQFALGVNSASTYINTSPRFSRNPSRGDSVFLGMSNQKGHRRGFISLETLTTVKHIVQGNGRF from the coding sequence ATGAGTGTTGAAGTTTTAGATGACCACCCCGAACCGATTACTAGTGCCCAACGAGCCTATCAAGCTTCCCTAAAGTTAGGGATCACAAAGGGAGCAGACCGAAGTCGTGCAGTATTGGCGATGGCACAAGCTCTTGAGCGCTCATTTGACGACATTCTAGAAGCCAACACGTTGGATTTAGAAGCTAGTCGAGAAATGGCAGTGCCAGAGTTGATATTAGACTGGCTGAAGCTGACTCCCACAAGGCTAGAGATGACAGTAGACGTTTTACAACGGTTAGGGGAATTATCAGATCCGCTAAGGCGCGTTAGAACGGCTGATTATCAACTGGAAGATTCCCAGAGTTACACCCAGTTAATGCCTTTGGGAGTGATTGGATTTATTTATGAAGCCTTTCCCGATTTAGGGGCGATCGCAGCAGGTTTTTGTATTAAAACTGGCAATAGTATAATTCTCAAAGGCAGTACTGAAGCTAGCCATTCCAACGCTGCCATCGCTGAGGCACTGCAAAATGCGATCGCAGAAGTTGGTCTACCTTTAGGCTGTGTAGAGCTAATCACAGCCGAACATGGTGCTTCAATTCGGGATTTAGTCACCCAAGACCAGTACGTGAATCTAGTTATTCCCTACGGACGTTCTAGCTTGGTACAGCAGGTAGTACGACAGTCAACTTGCCCAGTCTTAAAGTCCGCGATGGGTAACTGTTATCTCTACTGGTCGCTAAATTCCAGCTTAGAAATGGTGCGCTGGATGATTCTTGATAGCCATCAAAGCGAACCCGATCAAGTCAATGCGATTGAAAAGGTACTCATTCATCGTCAAGCCTTGCCATCATCCTTAGCAGTTCTGTGGAACAGCTTGATGGAAAAAGGCTTTGAAATTAGAGGGGATGCAGAACTAGTACAAGCTTTTCCCCAGTTGCAGCTGGTGAAGGAGGGGGAATGGGGAAATCCTTATTTAACAAAGACGGTAGCTTTTAAACTGGTGGATAGCTTAGAAAGTGCGATCGCTTGGATTAATGAACACAGTAGTGGTCATGCCGACTCCATCGTTACTGAATCTTACCAAGAAAGTCGGCAGTTTGCTTTAGGAGTTAACAGCGCCTCTACCTACATCAATACTTCCCCGCGTTTTTCCCGCAACCCCTCGCGGGGAGATTCAGTGTTTCTCGGTATGTCTAACCAAAAAGGCCATCGTCGAGGATTTATCAGCTTAGAAACCTTGACCACCGTTAAGCACATTGTTCAGGGAAATGGCAGGTTTTAA
- the ribH gene encoding 6,7-dimethyl-8-ribityllumazine synthase: MAVFEGTFTQTEPLRFAVVIGRFNDLVTGKLLEGCQDCLKRHGVDPNPQGNQVDYVWVPGSFEVPLVARQLALSHRYDAVICLGAVIRGQTPHFDYVSAEVSKGIAAASFQTGVPVIFGILTVDTMQQALERAGIKGNHGWDYALNALEMASLMRQLRSNLAEPYSRNSQALPASFQSASIGNLTAESEELG, translated from the coding sequence ATGGCAGTTTTCGAGGGAACTTTTACCCAAACTGAGCCTTTGCGGTTTGCAGTGGTGATTGGTCGATTTAATGACCTTGTTACCGGAAAGCTGCTAGAGGGATGTCAAGATTGCTTGAAACGCCACGGTGTAGATCCTAACCCCCAAGGTAATCAGGTGGACTATGTTTGGGTTCCAGGAAGTTTTGAGGTACCTTTAGTAGCTCGCCAACTAGCACTTTCCCATCGTTATGATGCTGTAATTTGTCTAGGTGCAGTCATTCGCGGGCAAACACCCCATTTTGATTATGTATCCGCCGAAGTTTCTAAAGGTATTGCCGCCGCTAGCTTTCAAACTGGAGTGCCAGTAATTTTTGGCATTTTGACAGTAGATACTATGCAGCAAGCCTTAGAACGGGCAGGTATCAAAGGTAATCATGGCTGGGATTATGCCCTAAACGCCCTAGAAATGGCAAGCCTGATGCGGCAATTGCGTTCTAACCTAGCAGAACCATATTCTCGTAACAGCCAGGCTTTGCCAGCCTCTTTTCAAAGTGCCAGCATTGGCAATTTAACGGCGGAGTCAGAAGAACTCGGCTAG
- the psbZ gene encoding photosystem II reaction center protein PsbZ → MTIIFQFALIGLVLLSFVLVVGVPVAYATPQNWVESKKLLWVGSAVWIALVFLVGLLNFFVV, encoded by the coding sequence ATGACCATAATATTCCAATTTGCCTTGATCGGTCTAGTCCTATTGTCCTTTGTCTTGGTTGTAGGCGTTCCGGTTGCTTACGCTACTCCCCAAAATTGGGTTGAATCTAAAAAACTGCTCTGGGTTGGTTCTGCCGTCTGGATTGCTTTGGTATTTTTAGTTGGTTTGTTAAACTTTTTTGTCGTGTAG
- a CDS encoding CBS domain-containing protein — protein MDLILCHTTADFDALGAAVGLTRLLPGSKIVLTGGSHPPVRDFLALHRDEYSLIERRSVNPEKIRSLTVVDTQQRDRLGKAAEWLDLPHLGEIIVYDHHLGQESDIPATRSHISSVGAATTLIVEQLQQQEISLTSAEATVMALGIHVDTGSLTFEQSTPRDALALAWLMQQGASLSVISTYRDPGLSLQLQQLLTEALENLEYLCLHGYTVAWVTLKTDSFVPGLSSLASELVELTEIDAILLANEYPLSENDSRLTIIGRSQIPKTNLNLLFQLLGGGGHSKAASLNLRGVDSQAILKQLLDGVKAQIPHPLTARDLMSSPVRTILPETTIAEAQRILLRYGHSGLSVVDAQGQLVGIISRRDLDIALHHGFSHAPVKGYMTTNLKTITPDTTLPQIESLMVTYDIGRLPVLENGQLVGLVTRTDVLRELHQERDEDGGGEEVQRGKSNINLPQLQNKLAPQLWQLLTIASQEAEKRGWHLYLVGGAVRDLLLAKTAGSLMIKDIDLVVDGFHKSADVGAGVELAKALQQLYPAARLEIHGAFQTAALLWHKDPELDSLWVDIATARTEFYPYPAANPEVEASSIRQDLYRRDFTINAIALRLTSPRSGELLDFFGGLLDLQAKQIRVLYANSFIEDPTRIYRGVRFAVRFGFEIEPQTEEFIRYAINSGVYDRTSQENTKTPALQTRLKTELKHILEAPYWKSALQLLDNLGALQCIHPTLKLDGSLLRQLRLLERCLRRFDAEQTLIHWQMRLEALIAHLAPEYRVKVAKNLQLQEDSILRLKNLVQSFSQVIECLPTLQRPSQIVQLLRQYDLPILILIALQSPRSLRHQIWEYLTVWANVQPLLNGNDLKKLGYKPGPLYRQILDDVVAATLDGVIKDRTEAEEFLAQHYPN, from the coding sequence ATGGATTTAATTCTTTGCCACACAACCGCAGATTTTGACGCACTAGGTGCAGCAGTAGGGTTAACGCGCCTACTACCGGGAAGTAAGATTGTGCTGACTGGCGGTTCTCATCCTCCTGTGCGGGACTTTTTAGCATTGCATCGGGATGAATATTCGCTAATTGAACGCCGTTCGGTGAATCCTGAAAAAATTCGTTCTCTGACTGTGGTGGATACGCAACAGCGCGATCGCTTGGGTAAAGCTGCTGAGTGGTTAGATTTACCCCATCTTGGGGAAATTATAGTTTATGACCATCACTTAGGACAAGAATCAGATATTCCTGCCACGCGATCGCATATTTCCTCAGTAGGAGCCGCTACAACTTTAATTGTGGAGCAATTGCAACAACAGGAAATTTCCTTGACTTCTGCCGAAGCTACAGTGATGGCTTTGGGTATCCACGTTGATACTGGCTCCTTGACCTTTGAGCAGTCGACACCACGGGATGCCTTAGCTTTGGCTTGGTTGATGCAACAAGGTGCTAGTTTATCGGTAATTTCTACCTACCGTGACCCTGGCTTGTCTTTGCAATTGCAGCAGCTATTAACTGAGGCGTTGGAAAATCTAGAATATCTTTGTCTGCATGGATATACAGTTGCTTGGGTAACTCTGAAAACAGATAGTTTTGTGCCAGGGCTATCGAGTTTGGCTTCAGAACTCGTGGAATTAACCGAAATTGATGCCATTCTGTTGGCTAATGAGTATCCTTTGAGTGAAAATGACTCACGTTTAACAATAATTGGGCGATCGCAAATTCCCAAAACAAATCTTAATCTATTATTCCAACTCTTGGGCGGCGGCGGTCATTCAAAAGCCGCATCACTAAATCTAAGAGGAGTGGATTCACAAGCAATATTAAAACAACTCCTTGATGGAGTAAAAGCACAAATTCCCCACCCCCTCACTGCGAGGGATTTGATGTCCTCTCCTGTCCGCACGATTCTGCCTGAAACCACAATTGCCGAAGCCCAGCGTATTTTATTACGCTATGGACACTCTGGTTTATCTGTAGTCGATGCCCAAGGGCAGCTAGTAGGTATTATTTCGCGCCGGGATCTTGATATCGCTTTGCACCACGGATTTAGCCATGCGCCAGTCAAAGGCTACATGACCACGAATCTGAAAACAATTACACCAGATACGACACTGCCACAAATTGAGTCGCTGATGGTGACTTATGATATTGGACGCTTGCCAGTCTTGGAAAATGGGCAGTTAGTTGGTCTTGTCACTCGTACTGATGTTTTACGCGAATTACATCAAGAAAGGGATGAAGACGGAGGAGGGGAAGAGGTACAGAGGGGGAAAAGTAATATTAATCTCCCGCAATTGCAAAATAAACTTGCTCCTCAATTATGGCAATTGCTCACCATCGCATCGCAAGAAGCAGAAAAACGGGGTTGGCATCTTTATCTAGTTGGGGGTGCAGTGCGAGATTTGCTGTTAGCTAAGACAGCAGGTAGCTTGATGATTAAAGATATTGACCTAGTAGTTGATGGCTTTCACAAATCAGCAGATGTTGGTGCTGGTGTGGAACTAGCAAAAGCCCTCCAACAACTTTACCCTGCGGCTCGTTTAGAAATCCACGGGGCTTTTCAAACTGCTGCTTTGTTGTGGCACAAAGACCCAGAATTAGATTCTCTGTGGGTAGATATTGCCACCGCTAGGACAGAATTTTATCCTTACCCAGCTGCGAATCCAGAAGTTGAGGCGAGTTCGATTCGTCAAGACTTGTATCGTCGAGATTTTACTATTAATGCGATCGCTTTGCGGCTCACTTCCCCTCGTTCCGGTGAGTTACTCGATTTTTTTGGCGGTTTACTCGATTTACAAGCCAAGCAAATTCGGGTTTTATACGCCAACAGCTTTATCGAAGATCCCACCCGCATTTATCGCGGCGTGCGCTTTGCTGTGCGCTTCGGATTTGAAATTGAACCACAGACTGAAGAGTTTATCCGCTATGCCATCAACAGTGGTGTTTACGATCGCACTTCCCAAGAGAATACCAAAACTCCAGCCCTGCAAACTCGACTCAAAACAGAATTAAAACACATCCTAGAAGCGCCCTACTGGAAATCAGCTTTGCAGTTACTCGATAACTTAGGGGCGTTGCAATGTATCCATCCTACCCTCAAGCTAGATGGGTCACTCCTACGGCAATTACGTTTGTTAGAACGCTGTTTGCGGCGATTTGATGCTGAACAAACTCTCATTCACTGGCAAATGCGTCTAGAAGCATTAATCGCCCACCTAGCACCTGAATATCGGGTGAAAGTAGCAAAAAATCTGCAATTGCAAGAGGATAGCATTCTGAGGTTGAAGAACTTAGTCCAAAGCTTTAGTCAAGTAATAGAATGTTTACCCACTTTGCAACGCCCCAGTCAAATAGTACAGTTGTTGCGACAATATGATTTACCAATACTGATTTTAATTGCTTTGCAAAGTCCGCGATCGCTTAGACATCAAATTTGGGAATATTTAACTGTTTGGGCTAATGTGCAGCCATTATTGAATGGCAATGATTTAAAGAAACTTGGTTACAAACCAGGACCACTGTATCGGCAAATATTAGATGATGTAGTTGCTGCTACCTTAGATGGAGTCATTAAAGATAGGACTGAAGCTGAGGAGTTTTTAGCACAACACTATCCTAATTGA
- a CDS encoding Uma2 family endonuclease, giving the protein MTIAQELDDQKGIRQDVIFPPGDLYSDEPPLESELHLRQIILLLTCLEWLWRDRNDFYAAGNLTIYYSPRQRKSEYFRGPDFFVVLGTERKTRKSWVVWEEDGKYPNVILEILSNSTTNTDKGLKKTIYQDTFRTPDYFWFDPYTQEFAGFHLVDGEYQPLQASEQGHLWSHQLGLYLGVYEGLLRFFTRDGQLVATPEETAEQAEQKAEQSQQQAEQAEQKAERLAAKLRELNIDPDTI; this is encoded by the coding sequence ATGACCATAGCTCAAGAATTAGACGATCAAAAAGGCATCCGCCAAGATGTTATATTTCCCCCTGGCGATTTATATAGTGATGAGCCTCCCTTGGAAAGCGAACTGCATTTACGGCAAATAATCCTACTATTAACATGTCTGGAATGGTTGTGGCGAGATAGAAATGATTTCTATGCGGCGGGAAATCTAACTATTTACTACAGTCCGCGCCAACGCAAATCGGAATACTTCCGGGGGCCAGACTTTTTTGTTGTGCTGGGAACTGAACGTAAAACCCGCAAAAGTTGGGTAGTCTGGGAAGAAGATGGTAAATATCCGAATGTAATTCTAGAAATTTTGTCTAACTCAACAACTAATACTGATAAAGGTTTAAAGAAAACAATTTATCAAGATACCTTCCGTACACCCGATTATTTTTGGTTTGACCCTTATACACAAGAATTTGCGGGATTTCATTTAGTAGATGGAGAATATCAACCTCTACAAGCAAGTGAACAAGGACATTTGTGGAGTCATCAGCTAGGGTTATATTTGGGAGTTTATGAAGGTTTATTACGGTTTTTTACGCGAGATGGGCAACTAGTAGCAACACCGGAAGAAACGGCAGAACAAGCTGAACAAAAGGCTGAACAGTCACAACAACAAGCAGAACAAGCCGAACAAAAGGCTGAACGTTTAGCAGCAAAACTGCGGGAGTTAAATATCGATCCAGATACAATTTAG
- the abc-f gene encoding ribosomal protection-like ABC-F family protein — protein sequence MQKKSILLAENLAYELSLAQTLFQKIQVSIEAGDRIALVGRNGVGKSTLLKILADQIKPSVGSVWSNGVVYCLPQISAIRQEITADTVLDFLISISDEWWKIEEILQTQFDTNINLYLPITNLSGGELTKLFIAIGLSQQPNLLLLDEPTNHMDLQALENLRQFLQNFTGAFVIVSHKPFFLDQVTDVTWELTPDALKVYGGNFSQYREQKQIELEAALRSHEIARKELKRTQTTAIQEQQRAAQSSCNGRAKFLNGSIDRMAAGLIKSKAEVSTGTAKKKHEAAVAKANEKVAETKIKTTKVTSIQLEEKNQKRRNLINIQGANLRVSERLLIQNIQLHVSSSDRIAIVGANGSGKSSLVKAILGMENQTIVLDSGEVLLAPAMKAVYLDQTYELVNRQYTILENMQAANPSLSYQLLRQQLGHFLFKYDDVQKSASVLSGGELARLALAMIGISEIDLLILDEPTNNLDIETVEQMVVGINDYQGAIWVISHDFDFLSQINITQSFNLKEQALQITTYLPNTPEQYYQELVKCHDICYSRSV from the coding sequence ATGCAGAAAAAATCAATCTTATTAGCTGAGAATTTAGCCTACGAACTCAGTTTAGCTCAAACTTTGTTTCAAAAAATACAAGTGAGTATCGAGGCCGGCGATCGCATTGCTTTAGTCGGTCGCAACGGAGTAGGAAAATCAACCCTATTAAAGATACTTGCAGATCAAATCAAACCCAGCGTCGGTTCTGTTTGGTCTAATGGTGTTGTCTACTGTTTGCCACAAATCAGCGCTATCAGACAAGAGATTACAGCAGATACAGTACTTGATTTTTTGATTTCCATCTCAGATGAATGGTGGAAGATTGAGGAGATTTTGCAAACACAATTCGATACAAATATTAATCTTTATCTACCAATTACTAACTTGAGTGGTGGAGAACTGACAAAACTATTTATAGCAATCGGATTATCTCAACAGCCCAATTTGCTGTTGCTAGATGAGCCAACTAACCACATGGATTTGCAAGCTTTAGAAAACTTAAGACAATTTCTGCAAAATTTCACTGGTGCGTTTGTAATTGTCTCACATAAACCTTTTTTTTTAGACCAAGTTACAGATGTTACTTGGGAACTCACACCTGATGCTTTGAAAGTATATGGAGGAAATTTTTCTCAATATCGAGAACAGAAACAAATCGAACTAGAAGCAGCATTGCGATCGCACGAAATCGCCAGAAAGGAACTAAAACGTACCCAAACCACAGCTATACAAGAACAGCAACGCGCAGCTCAATCTAGCTGCAACGGTCGCGCCAAGTTTCTTAATGGCAGTATTGATAGAATGGCAGCAGGACTAATTAAAAGCAAAGCTGAAGTGTCTACTGGAACTGCGAAAAAGAAACACGAAGCAGCAGTAGCAAAGGCTAATGAAAAGGTTGCAGAGACGAAAATCAAAACTACGAAAGTCACAAGTATTCAACTAGAGGAAAAAAATCAAAAGCGCCGAAATCTAATTAATATCCAGGGTGCAAATCTTAGGGTATCAGAACGTCTATTGATTCAAAATATTCAATTGCATGTATCATCTAGCGATCGCATAGCCATTGTCGGCGCAAATGGTTCTGGTAAATCGAGTCTGGTAAAGGCTATTTTAGGAATGGAAAACCAAACAATAGTTTTGGACTCAGGTGAGGTTTTGCTTGCACCAGCAATGAAAGCTGTATATCTCGATCAAACATACGAATTGGTAAATCGACAATACACAATTCTGGAAAATATGCAAGCGGCCAATCCTAGTCTCAGCTATCAGCTTTTGCGTCAACAGTTGGGACACTTTCTCTTTAAATATGATGACGTTCAAAAAAGCGCCTCTGTCCTGAGCGGGGGTGAATTGGCAAGATTAGCGCTCGCTATGATCGGTATCTCAGAAATCGATCTGTTGATTCTCGATGAGCCAACTAATAACCTAGATATTGAAACCGTTGAACAAATGGTAGTAGGTATCAATGACTATCAAGGAGCTATTTGGGTCATTTCCCATGATTTCGATTTTCTCAGTCAGATTAACATTACTCAAAGTTTCAACTTAAAAGAGCAAGCCTTGCAAATTACAACTTATTTACCCAATACACCAGAACAATATTATCAAGAGTTAGTGAAATGTCATGATATATGTTATTCCCGATCGGTGTAG
- a CDS encoding DUF6825 family protein, translating into MSNPLVQAFFVGRAVAEVVNERLEVALTDALSDLGKFDAEAREQLRQFTEEVLERANRSAEAANSGQATTGSGQTNSDSGDLQADIDELRAEIALLRTELQHYRRTSA; encoded by the coding sequence ATGAGTAACCCACTAGTACAAGCCTTTTTCGTAGGCAGAGCAGTAGCCGAAGTAGTTAATGAGCGTTTAGAGGTCGCCTTGACCGATGCTTTGAGCGATCTGGGCAAATTTGATGCAGAAGCTAGAGAGCAGTTGCGCCAGTTTACAGAAGAAGTCCTAGAGCGGGCAAATCGGTCAGCAGAAGCAGCTAATTCTGGTCAAGCTACTACAGGTAGTGGACAAACCAATTCTGATTCAGGTGACTTGCAAGCAGATATTGATGAATTACGAGCAGAAATTGCCTTGTTACGCACAGAATTGCAACATTATCGCAGAACTTCTGCGTAA